The Christensenella timonensis DNA segment GAGCGCTACATTTATATGGAATTTTTTATGATCAAGCAAGGCCGTATGTGGGACTCGATACTTGATGTGCTAAGAAGAAAAGCAAAAGCGGGCGTTGAGGTTCGTTTGATTTACGATGACCTGGGATGTGCAGGGCATTTGGAAAAACAATATGCGGCAGAATTAGGAAAACAGGGGATTAAGTGCGTCGTATTCAATAAGCTCAATCCGGTCTTAGCGTCGATGTTCAATAACCGCGATCATAGAAAAATAGCGATACTTGACGGAAAAACGGCGTTTGTGTGCGGAACCAATCTGGCTGATGAATATATCAACGCAGAACGTAAATATGGCACATGGAAGGATGCGTGCCTGATGATGAAAGGAGATGCTGCATGGGGCTTTTTGATCATATTCCTTCAAACGTGGGATCTCATCACTAAGAAAAAAACAGATGTTTCTTATTTGCAACCGGAAAAGGACGAACAAAAGGCCGATGGACTGGTACAGCCATATGCGGACAGTCCCCTCGATGAAGTTCGCCTGGCGGAAAATATATTTTTAAGCCTGATACATGGTGCGAGACGCTACCTGTATATAACGACGCCGTATTTAGTGCTGAATTCCGCCCTGAAAACGGCGTTTGCCACAGCTGCGGGGAAAGGCGTTGACGTCAGGATCATCACGCCGCATATTCCAGATAAAAAAGCGGTCTTTCTGGTTACCCGTGCAAATTACCGGGAGCTATTGGAAAATGGCGTAAAAATTTACGAATATACCCCGGGTTTTATACATGCCAAAACATATACCTGCGACGACGAATATGCGGTCGTGGGAACGATCAACACAGATTACAGGAGCCTGTTCCTGAATTTTGAATGTGCGGCGTTACTATACAAAAGTTCCGCGATAAAGGAGATGCGGGAAGATTTCCTGCAAACGGCCAAGCAATGCGAACAGGTTACGCTTGAAAAAATCAATGCAGTTCCATGGCCTGTGAGATTGGCGCAATCGGTAATGAACGCGTTTGCGCCGATGCTTTGAAGAAGTAGGCAGGAACGACGGCTAAAGCAGGCGGAAAGCCGTGATCGGGCGCTGCCGGAAGGAAATAGGGAAGATTACCGATATAAAGACGGGCAAAACCAAAGAAAAAAATCGCACCGGCATAGGATAACTACCGAATGAATATCAGTGCTTATCCTATGGGACCGGCGCTTTTTTTATTTCCTTGACATTACACCGCCCTCAACGTCTTGGATCGTGAAATTGCTTTTGTGCGCGATCGGCGCCCAATTGGTACGAGGCCACACGAGAGCTGCGAATGCGGCAAGCCCCATCGTCAGGATAAAGGCAGGGTAGCTGACAACAGCGCGCAGCATGGGTCTTATTTTCCTGTTTTCGAGATAGAGGACGCCTGCGGCCATTGCCATCGGAAGAAGCCATGTAAGGGCGATTCCTATGAACGCGACCGGAAGGATCATAGGGACCGCGCTCGAATAATATACAGCCAGTATCACGCTTAGGATGTTGATTGGTACGGTGAGGCCGTTGGCGGGAATAAAAAAGACGTACCATGCCATATCCAGCACCTTGTAATTCCTGTTTTTAACGGCGGTTAAAATGGTCTTTAAATAAAGCGGTATGCATTGAATCCCGCCTACCATCCACCGGAAACGCTGCTTCATCGAAGCCCCGAAGGTCGTTGGCTGCTCGTCATAAAAAATGGCGCTCCGTGCGGGGATGATCCGGTGCCCTTTGCATATCTGCTGGATTGAGAATTCAACGTCCTCGGTCATTGAGAAGGTATTCCAGCCCTCCCCGCACAAAGCCGCGGTCTTGAACGCAAAGCCCGTCCCTCCCACCATTCCGGACAGGCCCATATTATGCCGCGCCGTATAATAGAAACGCATCAGCATCAGCCAATAAACGGAATAGACCTCGCTGACCCATGAATCGTGGATATTTTTACTGTCACGATATCCCTGCGCCACATCCGCACCCGAACAGAGACAAGCGTTCATTTCGGTCAGGAAATTTGCCGACGCAAGGTTATCCGCGTCGAAAACACAAATGGCGTCATATTTCCCCGGGTTTTTGTCCATAATGCGGGAAAGGCCCCATTGCAGGGCAAAGCCTTTTCCTTTCCGCACATTATTGAACCGTTCAAAGACGGTTGCCCCATGCTTTTTTGCTTCGTGGGCTGTTTGGTCTGTGCAATTATCCGCGATTACGAATATATCGTATGAATCCCCCGAATAATCCTGCGAGTTAAGGCTGTCGAGCAGATTGCCAATTACCTGTTCCTCGTTACGGGCGCAGATAACGACCGCGAACCTGTAATTTTTAGTTTCGATGCGTTTAAGCTTGCGGGGGTTGCGTAACCCAAATACGCCCGTGACAGCCATCCAGGCCATCAGCGGCGCAATCAGTATGCTGAGTAATAGGACGATCATTTTGATCGCTTCAAAATTTATATTCAACCGCAGTCCTCCTTTTTGAAATAATCGTGACTATTAATTACCCTTGATCTGCGTATGCCAAACATACGAATTCGCGCCTTTTTAATGATATTAAATCCGG contains these protein-coding regions:
- the cls gene encoding cardiolipin synthase, whose protein sequence is MKGKYFFTSRLFVFLVILGIQICFALVFLYWFSDLFPVIEGILFACSLLLVLYIINKRQDPAYKVVWIIPILILPIAGFLLYFFFSQGRIRRRDRQYAMESYRAAASCLNDEDGICRLIEKKQEDPLRLISYIRKTRQYPAFTNTRAQYFPMGELFFDRFLKELEQAERYIYMEFFMIKQGRMWDSILDVLRRKAKAGVEVRLIYDDLGCAGHLEKQYAAELGKQGIKCVVFNKLNPVLASMFNNRDHRKIAILDGKTAFVCGTNLADEYINAERKYGTWKDACLMMKGDAAWGFLIIFLQTWDLITKKKTDVSYLQPEKDEQKADGLVQPYADSPLDEVRLAENIFLSLIHGARRYLYITTPYLVLNSALKTAFATAAGKGVDVRIITPHIPDKKAVFLVTRANYRELLENGVKIYEYTPGFIHAKTYTCDDEYAVVGTINTDYRSLFLNFECAALLYKSSAIKEMREDFLQTAKQCEQVTLEKINAVPWPVRLAQSVMNAFAPML
- a CDS encoding glycosyltransferase family 2 protein, translating into MNINFEAIKMIVLLLSILIAPLMAWMAVTGVFGLRNPRKLKRIETKNYRFAVVICARNEEQVIGNLLDSLNSQDYSGDSYDIFVIADNCTDQTAHEAKKHGATVFERFNNVRKGKGFALQWGLSRIMDKNPGKYDAICVFDADNLASANFLTEMNACLCSGADVAQGYRDSKNIHDSWVSEVYSVYWLMLMRFYYTARHNMGLSGMVGGTGFAFKTAALCGEGWNTFSMTEDVEFSIQQICKGHRIIPARSAIFYDEQPTTFGASMKQRFRWMVGGIQCIPLYLKTILTAVKNRNYKVLDMAWYVFFIPANGLTVPINILSVILAVYYSSAVPMILPVAFIGIALTWLLPMAMAAGVLYLENRKIRPMLRAVVSYPAFILTMGLAAFAALVWPRTNWAPIAHKSNFTIQDVEGGVMSRK